From the genome of Thermosynechococcus sp. NK55a:
TGACTATTGCTTTCGCGCCGCTGCAACCAAGGACGCTGTTGATTTTTGCGTGCCTGCTTGAGCAGCTCACGGGTGGAGGCAAAGGGGCGCTTTGTTGGGGTTGGCGTTTGGGGGGCAGGGGGATCACTCGAATAAGACTGGGGTAACAGTTTTGCTAAATCTGTGGGATCAAACTCAAAAAATGGATCCGCAAGTCCCTCATTGGTGTGTTCATCGGTGGCGGGTGCTGTTTCAGGAGTCGGAGCTAAAGAACCGATGACGGGAGGAGCGGTTGGGGCAACAGGTTCTGGGGCAGCGGTCGGGGGAACACTCGGTTGGGGGGGATCGCAGATGGGTCAACAGGCAGCGCCTCAAAGGGGGAATGGGCTTGCACCATGCGATGGCAGCGATATTGGGTGAGTTCTGCCTCTAAACTAAGGTGAAGGCAAGCCAAAGCCGCTTGCAAACGCTGGCGATCGACGGTGGCAGAAGTCATAGCAATCGCTCCGAAAACAGTGCCCTAGAGTTGTTTGAGTTAACGCACTCTCCCGATGGATTATGCAACAGACGGTGCAAGTTCGCCAAAATGGCGCAAACTCCCACTCTTGAGTGTTTGCATTCCCGCCTATAACCGCCCCCAAGGACTGGTGGAAGGGGTGCGCTCAGTGGTGGCAGCGCTGCCCCGTGAGTACCACGATCAAGTGGAAATCATCATTACCGATGATTCTGCCACGCCAACAGCAGTACACGACTTGCTCGCTCCCTGGTTAGGCCACTGGCACTACCAGCACAATGCCCAACGCCTAGGAATGGTGGCCAACTGGAATGCGAGTTTAGCCAAGGCCGCTGGGGAGTTTATCCTGCTGTTGCACGATGATGATTACCTACTACCCCAAGGAATTACGACGATTCTAGCAACCCTCAGGAAGTACGGTAGCCAGTTTGATGTCTTTCTCTTTGGGGTGCATCTGGTAGATTCCCATCAGCGCTGTTGGCGACGGCAGATACCCCGCCGGCAAGGATGGCTCCCTCCGGCTCAAGCCCTCAGGCAATTGCTGCGTCATTCCTCATTTGTGCGGTTTCCAGCCTTGATCTGGCGGCGATCGCTCCTAGACGAGGTCGGCGATTTTGATCCCGCCTACGGCGAAGCCACAGACCTCTACCAGTGGCTACGATTCTTTGCCCAAAAGGGTGTTTACACCGTTCCTTGCGCCACCGCCGCCTACACGATCCACGATCAAGCCCTGACGATGGGAATGTTCTAGGCCCAGACCTTGGCCACTTTAGGGCGTATTTTTGCCGCCGCCGCTGATTTATCCATTCTCTCACCAGCGGAACTACGGCAGTGCCAGTGTGACTTTTTTCACCAGTTTATCTTGGCCGGAACATGGCGATTTTTGCGCCGACGGCAGTGGCAACGGGCACAGGCGGTGTACCAGCTTTTGAATCTACCAGAGGTGGTTGCCTTGGGGCGATCGCGCCGCTGGCAAGGCTTGCGTTGGCTCTTGGGGACTTGGCTGTGGCTACTGCAACAGGTTAGCTCCTAGGCGGGAGCCCCACCCTCTACCGTTGCACAGCCGGCCCATCGGGCAGCGGTGAGCGTTGGGAGTCTGTCGCGGACTGCCATCAATCGTAACAACTCGTTATCCTGAGGCCCACTCCCAGAAAAGCAGCCTAAAATTAATTTGGTTACTGTGGATTCAATGGTGCTTGGAGTTTATTCCTATGGCCACGGATTTTAATCGCGGCATTATGAAGTTTGATGGTGCCGACAGCCCGGCGATGATCGCGATTTCTGCTGTTTTGATTCTTGGCTTTAT
Proteins encoded in this window:
- a CDS encoding glycosyltransferase, which produces MSVCIPAYNRPQGLVEGVRSVVAALPREYHDQVEIIITDDSATPTAVHDLLAPWLGHWHYQHNAQRLGMVANWNASLAKAAGEFILLLHDDDYLLPQGITTILATLRKYGSQFDVFLFGVHLVDSHQRCWRRQIPRRQGWLPPAQALRQLLRHSSFVRFPALIWRRSLLDEVGDFDPAYGEATDLYQWLRFFAQKGVYTVPCATAAYTIHDQALTMGMF